Proteins co-encoded in one Artemia franciscana chromosome 10, ASM3288406v1, whole genome shotgun sequence genomic window:
- the LOC136032272 gene encoding uncharacterized protein LOC136032272, producing the protein MYGKRVHKLLSLGVISEEAQIEKTWEEKFDQKFLGNHYREEKTKATQIPFSQLTDPVTLSWEDKRSISRSEILKKSLKDLQLLLDKCENRLDKMVSDNVPIKRQYGSSVALHKINDLSQGNVTKSLRKLFETGAGEDAGTPRGRSQHRRLQRTTSSHDYSDMRRSNSVYRLNTSHEPPQIRRSMSLASMMPINELEPIPEVPVSKIPVKTPPQTMPKPARVQQNLTKNEEIHSEIKFEQISPRECLLRDIRAHGVSKPSNENGNVIPRPIIEGRPVSKETITKVETIKSKVMVDKQTQTLVDKETQTTEEDLAANLTKMNHDPPKETLEQPVEKVSVRQISQVFSGTSRPASVELEERKLSFSSTTHNTANPIKHNTLEQRSSNEETVASSKKPIIVSDKLVEEEELPKKDTVKNARSMFENSTQSQPLVFDTYGTQKKSPNLTNFNSINRMGGACTNRSAISRTNSAPASTAHKSPIHWPTFKETSQIEKVSRTSWKTTLPKHEYSSNRSFDTDSFCSEGISDAASDIDSEISYTTRHDSFYDRDDTDYRYIPPEVLERIRSYGMTMTFFGNKMTIDDHLNFDDDDDDDADNFSLIEEEITKKPPVSRANSVQSPRIIGFIPKEDSRRKRHSSGESASSGVSSGHAGSDSEGLNDSLFTSSKTTTRNGKAKKQSGHSVAFNLKSYVM; encoded by the coding sequence GCTTACTGATCCTGTCACTTTGTCGTGGGAGGATAAACGTTCCATCAGTCGTAGTGAGATATTGAAGAAAAGCTTAAAAGATCTTCAACTTTTACTGGACAAGTGTGAAAACAGATTAGATAAAATGGTGAGCGATAACGTGCCAATAAAAAGACAATATGGGTCAAGTGTTGCCCttcataaaataaatgatttaagCCAAGGGAATGTTACAAAATCCCTTCGGAAGCTATTTGAAACTGGTGCTGGTGAAGATGCTGGCACCCCACGTGGGCGGTCACAGCACCGACGATTGCAAAGAACAACGAGCAGCCACGATTATTCAGATATGCGTCGCTCCAATTCTGTATATAGACTGAACACTTCACACGAGCCTCCTCAGATCCGAAGAAGCATGTCATTGGCGTCAATGATGCctataaatgaacttgaaccaATTCCAGAAGTACCGGTGTCGAAAATTCCAGTTAAAACACCACCTCAAACTATGCCAAAACCAGCTAGAGTTCAGCAGAATCTaactaaaaatgaagaaattcacTCAGAAATTAAGTTTGAGCAAATATCCCCAAGAGAATGCTTATTGCGTGATATAAGAGCACATGGGGTTTCAAAACCATCAAACGAAAATGGAAACGTAATTCCAAGACCAATCATTGAGGGTAGGCCTGTATCAAAAGAAACAATTACAAAAGTTGAAACCATTAAAAGTAAAGTAATGGTGGACAAACAAACTCAGACTCTGGTAGACAAGGAAACTCAAACAACCGAAGAAGACCTGGCAGctaacttaacaaaaatgaaccATGATCCACCAAAAGAAACTCTTGAACAGCCCGTTGAAAAGGTGTCAGTACGGCAGATTTCACAAGTTTTTAGCGGGACATCTAGACCTGCCTCAGTTGAACtagaagaaagaaaattgagtttttcttcTACCACGCATAATACCGCTAATCCGATCaaacataatactttagaacAGCGAAGTTCCAATGAAGAGACTGTTGCTTCTTCTAAAAAACCGATAATTGTGTCAGATAAATTAGTTGAAGAAGAAGAACTTCCAAAAAAAGATACAGTAAAAAACGCAAGAAGTATGTTTGAAAATAGCACACAATCCCAGCCACTCGTATTCGACACTTATGGTACCCAGAAGAAATCCCCTAATCTTACCAATTTTAACTCGATAAATCGTATGGGAGGAGCCTGTACAAATCGATCAGCTATTTCAAGAACAAACAGTGCCCCCGCATCCACTGCCCATAAATCACCTATTCACTGGCCAACCTTTAAAGAAACAAGCCAAATAGAAAAAGTGTCCCGTACTTCATGGAAGACTACGTTGCCTAAACATGAATACAGCAGCAACAGGTCGTTTGACACGGATAGCTTTTGCTCAGAGGGGATAAGTGACGCAGCAAGTGATATTGACAGTGAGATTAGCTACACCACTCGCCATGATTCCTTTTACGATAGAGACGACACAGATTACCGGTATATACCACCAGAGGTATTGGAAAGAATTCGGTCATACGGAATGACAATGACTTTCTTTGGCAATAAAATGACCATTGATGACCACCTCAACTTTGATGACGATGACGACGATGATGCTGACAATTTCAGCTTGATTGAAGAAGAAATTACGAAAAAACCACCAGTAAGCAGGGCTAATTCGGTGCAAAGTCCAAGGATTATCGGTTTCATTCCGAAAGAAGATTCAAGAAGGAAACGTCACAGTTCAGGTGAATCAGCAAGTTCAGGAGTAAGCTCTGGTCACGCCGGAAGTGACTCCGAGGGTCTAAACGATTCCCTATTCACATCATCCAAAACAACAACGCGGAATGgaaaagccaaaaaacaaaGTGGGCATTCAGTTGCCTTCAATTTGAAGTCCTATGTTATGTAA